TTACCATGGAGTTCTCCCACTATGAGGAAGTTCCTTCCCATTTAACCGCCAAGATATTGGCTGCACGCAATGATGCATAAAGGATAAGATTTGACAGAACACCCCGCACAAAAAACCGAACGACTTCAGGTCTCTGCTGAAGTCGTTCGATTACTTTCCCCGGAAACACCGCACAGCGTCAAATTGAAAGCTGCCCGTGGTGGCTTGCAGTTGTCGATCATTGACCAGGTTCATGCCCAGTTATTACTGTACTCACAGGGCAACGCGGAATTAAAAAATGCCGCAATGGAGGCATTGAAAAATAGTTCCAACAACGCTCTGAAACCTGTTTTGGAAGACCCCCATCAGCATCCGAAAGTCCTCGACTTTCTGGCTAAAGTAAGAATGCATGATCTTGGCACATTGATTTTGATCCGAACCAATCCAGCCGTGGAAAACAGTACTTGGAAATATGTGTTCAGACACTGTAACTACGAGGTGCTGGATTATTTTTGTGATGATAAATTTGTCCGAAATTTTCCGCGCGACGTGTGTGAAGCGATTCTTGACAACAACCAAGCCAGTAAGCAGATGAAAGAGCTGTTGGCAGTCCCTGCTCAAAAGGTTGAGGACAAAGCTGATGAAGACCTAGACGATTCAGATTCGGAAGAATCTGTCGAAGAGGAAGATTACAGCGACGATTTTGAAGAGACCAGAAATGTGACCAAACAGCAGATGGTTCTCGAGCTGGATATTTCCGAAAAAATCAAATACGCCATGACCGGTGACAAGGAGTGGCGCACCATTTTGATCAAAGACAGCAACAAACTGGTCAGTGGTGCCGTGTTGAAAAATCCACGTATTACCGAGGGCGAGGTGTTGTTTCAGGCTCAGAACCGCAGTGCCAGTGAAGAGATCATCCGCCTGATCCTTCTCGAACGGGAGTGGATGAAAAATTATGGTATTCGCCATGCTCTGGTCATACATCCTCGCACCCCTGTGTCGACTGCGATGCGTCTGCTTAATACGTTGCATGAGAAGGATATCCAAAAACTGGCTAAAAGCCGCAATGTTTCCTCTGCTATCACCAATGCCTGCCGCCGCATGTTAGCAACTAAAAAACGGTGATATTTTTTTCCATATCAGGTGTATTTTAATCGACCGTTTTTTTGGTTTGACTGAACTTGACCCCTATGTTATTCAGGAAAACCCCTTAATCTATTGATGTTTGTTGGAAATAAACTCCTGTTTGCTGTGGCGGAACAGGGCTATTTTGGAAGGAAAGTTTTTTATGTCTGAAGCTCTGCATTTTACTGTTGGAGGATTGGTTGAAGAGATGGCGCGTCGTTTTCCTGAAAACGATGCTCTGGTCTACCCTGATCGCAATTTACGCTATAACTATGCGCAATTCAATGCGTTATGTGACCGGGTCGCCCGTGGTTTGTTGTCCATGGGAGTGAAAAAAGGTGACCATTTGTCGATCTGGGCAACCAATGTTCCTGAGTGGGTGATTTTGCAGTTTGCTTCGGCCAAAATTGGTGCTGTTCTGGTCACTGTTAACACCAGCTACCGCTCTGCTGAGCTTGAATATATCCTTGAGCAGTCGGATTCAACAACGTTGTTTCTGGTCCAGGGGTTCAAAGATACCGATTACGTCGACACGGTTTATGACGTGGTGCCAGAAGTGAAATCATCCGCCGTCGGTGAACTGAACAGCGAAAAATTGCCTTTCCTGAAAAATGTCGTGTTTATTGGTGAAGAAACCCCGGCCGGCATGACGAATTTCAGTGATCTTGAAGGCTTGGCGGATCAGGTGTCAGAGCAGCAGCTTGATGCGGTGAAGGCCACCCTCGATGAGCATGAAGTGATTAACATGCAGTACACCTCCGGAACGACTGGCTTTCCGAAAGGGGTAATGCTGACGCACCACAATATTGTCAATAACGGTTTCAATATCGGTGAGTGTATGCGTTTTACCGAAAAGGACCGGTTGTGTATCCCGGTGCCTTTTTTCCACTGCTTTGGCTGTGTGCTTGGTGTCATGGCCTGTGTGACCCATGGCTCAACAATGGTTCCGGTGGAAACATTTGTTCCCGAGGAGGTCCTTAAGACCATTGAAATGGAAAAATGTACGGCAGTTCATGGTGTCCCGACCATGTTTATCGCCGAGCTGGAACATCCGAATTTCGGCAAATACGATCTGAGTACATTGCGTAGTGGCATCATGGCTGGATCCCCCTGTCCGATTGAGGTGATGAAGCGGGTTATTCGTGACATGAATGCATCAGAGATTACCATTGCCTACGGTCAGACTGAGGCTTCCCCCGTCATCACCCAGACCCGTACCGATGATCCGATTGAATTACGGGTTTCTACGGTAGGGCGTGCGTTACCTGATGTTGAAGTGAAAATTGTCGATATCGAAACCGGTGAAGCCCTGCCTGCTGGAAAACAAGGCGAATTGTGTACTCGCGGTTATCTGGTCATGAAGGGCTATTATAAAATGCCTGAGGCCACGGCTTTGGCCATTGATGAAGACAACTGGTTACATACCGGTGACCTGGCGGTGATGGATGAAAACGGCTATTGTAAGATTACCGGTCGCATCAAAAACATGATCATTCGCGGTGGTGAAAACATCTATCCGCGTGAAATCGAAGAATTTCTCTACACCCATCCGGCAGTTTCCGATGTTCAGGTCTATGGTGTTCCTGACCGCAAGTACGGTGAGCAGGTCATGGCCGCGATCAAGATCAAGGACGGTGTGTCATTGACTGAGGATGAAGTGAAGACATTTTGTACCGGTCGTATCGCCAACTACAAGATTCCTCGCTATATCAAGTTTGTTGATGAGTATCCGATGACGGCCAGCGGTAAAATTCAAAAATTCAAGCTGCGTGAGATGGCGATTAAGGATCTGCATCTTGAAGATGACGAAGGTGTTGAGACAGCTTAATGTATTCTGACGATTGGAAAACGCCACAGGATGAACTGCTTCGCCGCTGTCAGGTGTTTCAACGCCACTTGACCGCGCAGCAGATTGACATGGCCATTATTGTTCAAAATGCCGATCTGTTTTACCTGACCGGTTCCATTCAGCAGGGGATGTTATTCGTCCCCTGTTCGGGGGAGCCGGTTTATTGTGTCCGTCGTGATCTGGACCGAGCACGTCTTGAGTCAGCGTTGTCCCAGGTGGTTGCTGCTCCAAGTCCGCGCCAACTGGCCGACTTTGTCCGCGAGCAATTCGGTATGACTCCCGAGACTTTGGGGTTTGAACTGGATGTTTTGCCGGTCACTTTTTATGAACGATTAAAACGTTCCTTTGCCGAGGTGGCGGTCAAAGACGTTACGCCTTTGTTGCGACGCGTGCGTATGATCAAGTCGCCCTTTGAATTGGGGCGAATGCGCAAGGCTGCGGATCAGTTGGCTGTAGTGTATGAAGCGGCTAAAAATACACTTCGCGAAGGGATCAGTGAACTGGAATTGTCTGCCCACCTTGAGTTGGCGGCCCGCCTGGCCGGGCATCAGGGTATGACTCGTATGCGGGCGTTCAATGGTGAGTTTTATGGCGGTCATGTGCTGTCTGGCGCTGCCGGGGCCCATCCGACGTTTTGCGATACACCGTTAGGTGGTACCGGCCTGACACCTGCGGTTGCTCAAGGTGCCGGACAACGGGTGATTCAAGCCAATGAGCCGGTGATTATTGACTTTCTTGGGGCGTATCAGGGCTATCTCTGTGATCAGACACGGACCCTGTGCCTTGGCGGTTTAGCGGATGAATTGCGGCAGGGCTATGAGGATATGGTGGAAATTCTCTGGCACATGGAGAAGATTGCCAGGCCGGGTGTGTCCTGGGGGCATATCTATGATTCCTGCCTGGCTCTGGCGTGTGAGATGGGGCACAAGGACGCCTTTATGGGCAGTGCGGGAGCCCAAGTTGGTTTTATCGGACATGGCATTGGTACCGAGATCGATGAATTTCCGTTTATTGCGAAAGGATTCAATGACGATCTGCTTGAAGAGGGGATGACTTTTGCCTTTGAACCGAAGCTGGTTTATCCCGAACTTGGTGCACTTGGTATTGAAAACACCTATCTGGTTACGGCTGACGGTGTCGAGGTCCTGACACGTTGTCC
This genomic window from Desulfuromonas acetoxidans DSM 684 contains:
- a CDS encoding M24 family metallopeptidase, whose product is MYSDDWKTPQDELLRRCQVFQRHLTAQQIDMAIIVQNADLFYLTGSIQQGMLFVPCSGEPVYCVRRDLDRARLESALSQVVAAPSPRQLADFVREQFGMTPETLGFELDVLPVTFYERLKRSFAEVAVKDVTPLLRRVRMIKSPFELGRMRKAADQLAVVYEAAKNTLREGISELELSAHLELAARLAGHQGMTRMRAFNGEFYGGHVLSGAAGAHPTFCDTPLGGTGLTPAVAQGAGQRVIQANEPVIIDFLGAYQGYLCDQTRTLCLGGLADELRQGYEDMVEILWHMEKIARPGVSWGHIYDSCLALACEMGHKDAFMGSAGAQVGFIGHGIGTEIDEFPFIAKGFNDDLLEEGMTFAFEPKLVYPELGALGIENTYLVTADGVEVLTRCPEELAVV
- a CDS encoding AMP-binding protein; this translates as MSEALHFTVGGLVEEMARRFPENDALVYPDRNLRYNYAQFNALCDRVARGLLSMGVKKGDHLSIWATNVPEWVILQFASAKIGAVLVTVNTSYRSAELEYILEQSDSTTLFLVQGFKDTDYVDTVYDVVPEVKSSAVGELNSEKLPFLKNVVFIGEETPAGMTNFSDLEGLADQVSEQQLDAVKATLDEHEVINMQYTSGTTGFPKGVMLTHHNIVNNGFNIGECMRFTEKDRLCIPVPFFHCFGCVLGVMACVTHGSTMVPVETFVPEEVLKTIEMEKCTAVHGVPTMFIAELEHPNFGKYDLSTLRSGIMAGSPCPIEVMKRVIRDMNASEITIAYGQTEASPVITQTRTDDPIELRVSTVGRALPDVEVKIVDIETGEALPAGKQGELCTRGYLVMKGYYKMPEATALAIDEDNWLHTGDLAVMDENGYCKITGRIKNMIIRGGENIYPREIEEFLYTHPAVSDVQVYGVPDRKYGEQVMAAIKIKDGVSLTEDEVKTFCTGRIANYKIPRYIKFVDEYPMTASGKIQKFKLREMAIKDLHLEDDEGVETA